The Saccharopolyspora gregorii genomic interval ACCGCCCCGATCAGCGGCGCCGAGCGGGCGATGGGCAGGCTGCGGAACCGGTCGAAGACGCCCTTGCTGATGTCGGTGTTGAGCTGCATCCCGGTGCCGAGGCTGCCGAAGATCATGTTCATCGCCATCACGCCCGGCAACGTCTGCTGCAGGTAGGCGCCGGTGTCCTGGGCGATCGCACCGCCGAACAGGTACACGAACATCACCAGGAACAGGATCGGCTGCAACGTGACGTCCAGCAGCCCCTCCGGTGACTTGCGGATCTTGAGCACGCTGCGCCCGGCCAGCGTCAGCCCGTGCCGCACGGTGCGCAGCGGTCCGATGCGCTCCTGCGGCGGCGGGGACGGCTCGGCCCCGGTGCCGCGTTCGATCGTGCTGGTCATGCTGCGGTCCCCTCCTCCGCGGCGGGCTTCCCGGTCAGGGCGAGGAACGCCTCGTCCAGGCTGGGCAGCCGCAAGGCCAGTTCATCGGCGGTGATCCCCGCGTCGTCGAGCCTGCGGACCAGGGCCGACAGCAACACCGGATCGTCCACCGGGGCGGTGATGAGGCCGCCCTCGTCGTCGGTCGCGGGCTGCACGCCGGTGAGCTCAGCGACGATGCGCCGCACCTCCGGCACGTCCTCGGCACCGCTGGGCCGCACCTGCAGGGTCTGCTTGCCGGTGCGCCGCTTGAGCTCGTCGGCGCGGCCCTCGGCCACCACCCGGCCGTGGTCGATCACGCTGATCCGGTCGGCGAGCTGGTCGGCCTCCTCCAGGTACTGGGTGGTCAGCAGCACTGTGACGCCTTCGCCGGTGAGCCCGGTGACCATGTCCCACACCTGGTTGCGGCTGCGCGGGTCCAGCCCGGTCGTCGGCTCGTCCAGGTACAGCACCTCCGGCCTGCCGACGATGCTCGCCGCCAGGTCGAGCCGCCTGCGCATGCCGCCCGAGTAGGTCTTGATCGCGCGACCGCCCGCGTCGGTGAGCCCGAAGCGCTCCAGCAGCTCCGCCGCGCGCGCCCGCGCGTCCCGCCGGGACAGCTCCAGCAACCGGCCGATGAGCACCAGGTTCTCCACCCCGGTCAGCTCCTCGTCCACCGACGCGTACTGCCCGGTCAGCCCGATGCGGCCGCGCACCGCCACCGCCTCCCGATGCAGGTCGCGCCCCGCCACGGTGGCCCGGCCCGCGTCCGGCCGCAGCAGCGTCGCCAGGATGCGCACGGCCGTCGTCTTGCCCGCCCCGTTCGGCCCCAGCACCCCCAGGATCGAGCCGGTCGGCGCGGCCAGGTCGACGCCGCCCAGCGCGGTGGTCGCGCCGAAGCGCTTCACCAGGCCCTCGGCCTGGATCGCATAGGACATGCCGCCTCCTCGATTCGTTATGCTCCCCACCATCGGGGGTGGCGCTGGCAGCGCGCGCACAGCGCGCTGGCAGCGCGGGTGAGCCGCACGACATCGGGGGTGCTGGATGGGCGCGGCGGTCGCCGAACCCGACGCCGGGTCCGCGCGCAGGAGCGGATGCGCCACCGCGCTGTTCCTGCTGGCCGTGCTCGGCACCGCCGCGTGGGCGGCCCCAGTGCTGCTGGGGTTCGACACCGCGAACCGCTACCTGATCGCGCTGACCGCGACCCTGCCGTACGCCGTGCCGGTGGGGGTGGTGCTGACCGTGCTGGGCCTGGCGCTGCGCCGGTGGCTGAGCACGCTGCTCGTGGGGCTGCTGTCGGTGGTGCTGGTGGTCCTGGTGCTCCCCCGGGCGATCCCGGACTCGCCGACGCCGGTGCAAGGTTCACCGCTGCGCGTGCTGTCGGTCAACCTGTTTTTCGGCCGGGCCGACGCGGAACGGGTCGTGGACCTGGTGCGGGACGGGCGGATCGACGTGCTCAGCCTGCAGGAGCTCACCCCGGAGGCCGTCGCCGCGCTGGACCGGGCCGGGCTCGCCGCACTGCTGCCGCACCGGGTGCTGCACAGCGGACCGCGGGCCGACGGCAGCGGCATCGCCTCCCGGTTCCCGCTGCGCGAACTGGCGCTGGTGCCGCCGACCTCGCTGGCCCAGCCGTCCGCGCTGATCCGGCTGCCGGGCGGCCGCGAGGTCGAGCTCGTCGCGGTGCACCCGCTCTACCCGATGGGCGCGGACACGGCCGGTCGCTGGCGGCAGGAGCTCGACGTGCTGCCGCGGCCGCCGGGGGAGCGCGCCGCGCCGCGGATCCTCGCCGGGGACTTCAACGCGACGCTGGACAACTCGCCGCTGCGGGCGCTGCTCGGCGGCGGCTACTCCGACGTCGCGGAGGTCACCGGGGACGGGCTGGCCCCGACCTGGGGTGCGGGCTGGACGCCGCGCGTCACCATCGACCACGTGCTGGTCAGCGAGGGCCTGGTGGCGCAGGGCTACCAGGTGCACGACGTGCCCGGCAGCGACCACCGGGCGATCAGCGCCCACCTGGTGGTCTCCGGCTGAGGCTGCGCCGGACTCGTCCTGCTCCGGGGGCGGGGTGGCGGAACCTCAGCGGGATTCCCGCTGCGGGATCAGTGGCTCCGCCACGAGGGAAAAGCCGTCCTCGCGAGATTCCCGCTGAGAACCCGCGGGTGGTCCGGGTGCGTGCGTGGTCGGCGGCTCAGCGCTTCGCGCTGACGGGAAGCGGGCACGAGCTGCGGCGGCGCGGTTCTGCTCGCCGGGTGTCGTGCTCGCAGTGACGGGCGGTCACGCGTTGAGCGCGGCGTCGATGGCGCGCAGGGCCGGTAGCGCCGGTTCCGGGAGGGAGAGGCCGCGACCGTGCCGCACGTCGGGTTCGCGCGGGTTGATGCGGATCAGCGCGCCGGAGGCGGCCGAGGCCAGTTCGGCGTGCCTGCGCACCGTCGGCACCGCGGTGCCCGCGCCGAGCTCCACCACCACCAGCCGTGCCGCCCGCAACGAGCGCCGCCACGCCTGCAGAGCGTCCAGCCGCGGCTGCGCGTCCCCGGCGACCCAGCTCCAGTCCCCGAACATCAGGATGTTCGGCCGCGCCGTGCCGCCGCAGTTCCGGCAGGCGGGCAGCGGTGGTTCCGCGCGCATCGTCGCCGGATCGACCCGCACCGAGACGTCGGCCGCCGACCACACGTCGTCCGTGCACGGTTCCAGGCACTGCAACCGGTGGATGCTGCCGTGGCACTCGGCGACGTGCTCCGGGGCGAACCCGGCCGCCTGGAACTGGCCGTCGACGTTCGAGGTGAACACCCGGGCGCCGAGCGGCATCCGCCGCGCCCACCGGTGCAGGATCGCGAAGCCCTCGTGCGGCACCGTCTCGCGGTACAGCCCCAGCCGGTGCCCGTAGAAACCCCACGCCAGCTCGGGGTCCTCGGCGAAGTGCACCGGATCGGCCACCTCGACGAAGCTCAACCCGAGCCGCTCGTACGGCGGATACGCCCGCCAGAAACCGGTGTCGCCGCGGAA includes:
- a CDS encoding ATP-binding cassette domain-containing protein, producing the protein MSYAIQAEGLVKRFGATTALGGVDLAAPTGSILGVLGPNGAGKTTAVRILATLLRPDAGRATVAGRDLHREAVAVRGRIGLTGQYASVDEELTGVENLVLIGRLLELSRRDARARAAELLERFGLTDAGGRAIKTYSGGMRRRLDLAASIVGRPEVLYLDEPTTGLDPRSRNQVWDMVTGLTGEGVTVLLTTQYLEEADQLADRISVIDHGRVVAEGRADELKRRTGKQTLQVRPSGAEDVPEVRRIVAELTGVQPATDDEGGLITAPVDDPVLLSALVRRLDDAGITADELALRLPSLDEAFLALTGKPAAEEGTAA
- a CDS encoding endonuclease/exonuclease/phosphatase family protein, whose product is MGAAVAEPDAGSARRSGCATALFLLAVLGTAAWAAPVLLGFDTANRYLIALTATLPYAVPVGVVLTVLGLALRRWLSTLLVGLLSVVLVVLVLPRAIPDSPTPVQGSPLRVLSVNLFFGRADAERVVDLVRDGRIDVLSLQELTPEAVAALDRAGLAALLPHRVLHSGPRADGSGIASRFPLRELALVPPTSLAQPSALIRLPGGREVELVAVHPLYPMGADTAGRWRQELDVLPRPPGERAAPRILAGDFNATLDNSPLRALLGGGYSDVAEVTGDGLAPTWGAGWTPRVTIDHVLVSEGLVAQGYQVHDVPGSDHRAISAHLVVSG
- a CDS encoding SIR2 family NAD-dependent protein deacylase, whose protein sequence is MSTDAIAAAAESVAGAEALLVCAGAGIGVDSGLPDFRGDTGFWRAYPPYERLGLSFVEVADPVHFAEDPELAWGFYGHRLGLYRETVPHEGFAILHRWARRMPLGARVFTSNVDGQFQAAGFAPEHVAECHGSIHRLQCLEPCTDDVWSAADVSVRVDPATMRAEPPLPACRNCGGTARPNILMFGDWSWVAGDAQPRLDALQAWRRSLRAARLVVVELGAGTAVPTVRRHAELASAASGALIRINPREPDVRHGRGLSLPEPALPALRAIDAALNA